From the genome of Tachypleus tridentatus isolate NWPU-2018 chromosome 6, ASM421037v1, whole genome shotgun sequence:
GTTCTGGCCTTCACAATGATTGCGtgataacaatacattatataagTTCCTAAATATGAAGAACATTATTAACATAACAAACTAACTTACAGCTGATATCAATGTCTTTTAGCTTGTTGCAGTCTAATGAAGATGAGGCAagtggtaagtgttttacagCTTATTCAGAAAGATACTTATCGGTTAAACTCGAGCACAGCTCACCggaaacaaatagttttatttggaGCATGGTATCATTCCCGTATGAGAAGTGGCAAAATAATATGagataaatagaccaaaattaatttctgttcatTAGTGACCTGATCTCATtacatttttagtgaaatataaattgataacgTAATTCTTAGAAAGGTATTTAATTTCAGTATAACAGTATTCCCAGTAAAGCAATACTGTAAGAAACGCTCtcatcatataaaacaataaaattgtgtTGAAATTCCCACCAAGTTACATAACTTACAAGAGCGGAAAATGTCATAACACCAGTAAAATAATCATTATGTTGACACGATTCACTAAATTAATCAGTCATTTCTATTACAGTTATGAATACAAATTAGGCTAAACGATTTAGACTTGACAtgaataatgccatttattttttacttaatctgttctatgtatgaatatttcgcaataaaagttgaaaatttatGGGGAAGTTATAGGATAAGCTAATTTACATCGTACTAGTTTAGGTGTGTTTATGTAACTGTTTGTCTCTGTAAAATAACTTTGGATCTATAGAATTTCCTTAAGATAAAAGCAAGTAACTTGATTGTTTAATGGTcatagtttcatttattttttacagaatttcATTCTACTTTTGGTGATTACGGTCTACACTCTAGGAAGTTACGATGAAAATGGAAGTAACAAAATAACCCGAAACATCCCCAATGGTTATAGTGGTTACGGAGATATAGGGGGAAATAGGAGAGCTCTTGACAAACGTTGGAATAAaagtgcttttgagaagaaaccAGGTTTCAGAAATGGTGATGGAAATGGAAAATACAAGAAGAATATGTTTGGAAGAGGCACAAGCTTAGATTTGGGTTTTGATAGTGGCTCTAACTTTAGAGGTGGGTTGGGAAGACGAACACGAAGAGCAAGACAAGCAAATAGCTATCAAAGAATAGGAAGAGAAAGTGATATAAGATTGGATAGTGAGCTAAGAATGAATGAGAGTCTACATTTGGACGCATAAAATCATTCTGGCTGAGAATAATTGGTAAGAGCTCACTTAATTTTGATGTTCAAGTTAGTATAAATAAGTTAGTACATCAACATTTAAATACGAAAACGTTTCAAAGTTTCACTTttctaataataaagttaatcaatttaACCACCAGGTCACACCTCTCGGCTCATGTGTCTGAGGATCACTAGTTCAAATCCCTTTCGTATAAAACATACTTGCCCTATCTTTGGGGAAAGTGTAGCCGAAGAGTTTCAAAACTCGtgactaatattttatatattaatgagAATATTAACACACAAGATAAAAGAATGCACACTCTGTTCTTTTCATAACAATCATACCATATCGTTACTGCTTTGTTAACTTTTTGAAAGAAGCTGCATTGTAAACTTTGctgattttaaaattgttgaatatttaaataatttttaagtaatgTGTAATGTCTCAGAGCTTAAAATTTATACCAATTAAAACGTAACGgtatgaaatgaaaaacataaggTCATCAGCTCACgttgtttatttaatgaaaaattacacagtgggctatctgaaCTTTATATATCACATAGATCCTACACCAGATATTAGCGATTTAAGTCACTGAAGTCATCGTTAAGTCGTTGGGAAAAGAGAGAGAACAGTTGTGTTTGTGCAGCATAAGTAATCTTCGATTTTCTTAAAGGGTAAGAAtggaacattttaacttctactttacAATTAGCTGCAAGGGAGGAGGAGGAGATTCATAAATAGAATAGCgtctgtgatatattatttgttacccAAGATCCCActgatgtatatatgtatatatattatctgttataaaaacatttaatgggaattgaactgatataaatagaaaaattatctatatatatatgtatagataaaagtacagtgcatattgaaaccaattacaacaGTAATCAAGATAATTTACATTTGTCTTCAAAGATCAACTTTCTCAGgaaaacaaagagaaagtttgcagcTCTTTGTTATCCTGAATATCACGTACATAGGTAGAAACGTTGTTGTCTACTtcgttttaataaaagttttaatacccatactaaacGTCTTGAGATAATatttgcttcaagtgggtttctcgtcatcacgaataaactTCCCCAATCCTTGAAACATTattgaagttaattaaataatttacatttaaaaacatggACAATTTTGTCgttttaatttaacttatattaaactttatatgtgtttttatttttatagcttcTTAGAAACTGGATTATCGCCGAAAAAAATGATGTTgggaaatctttttttttgttcaacCAACAACCCGTAGGTTAtatagtgaaagaaaaatatattgaaattattgtaaactgaattttgatataactagattttgcatttaaatttagtttgattttctcGTAATAAAAAATAGAgaacaataaactaaataaagtaagaaataaagtgtaatttaaagttaaaagaaaacttttgtaaATCTGTCTGTCTGTGTTTACCAGAAATACGTTTCGATACAGAATCATATGCTTAATTAGGCTAGTTTGTTATTAGTATATTTggacaaaattatttgaataacgaaattaatcaatgggtttattaaagaaaaacgtcacgtgtaattttataatatttagagtCATTTATTGATTCCACAGAGTGGTAAGTTTCAACTTGTAAACTGAATATAGTTTGACACATGTAAATATAGTATTTAgtttatgatgaacagtgtttACCAGTGAAATGTAACAGTTTGACATCCGTTATAGGAACTAACAGAAATGTGGGAGAAAATGATATTCACTTTGAAGTACCAGAGAGAAACgcatctttaatatttttgtaccaaTAGATGGTAGCATCAGATATtgatctttgttttaatattctaaaataatttattcttaatatacatgaaaaaacgtttataaacattcTTCATCAAATCTTACATCTTTATTGACTTTTCACTGACAACCAAATTTCACCTTTGTCGCTACAATTAATAAATCTCAGGATCAAACATTTGACCGTGTAGTAAACAAATATGTCTTCAAGtcgacttgaagacgaaaggcggaagacttacGCCCGGCGTGGTCAAACGTGTTAacgcgtgtgactcgtaatctaaaaatcgcgagttcgcatcccctttgcgacaaatatgctctccctttcagccatgggggcgttatagtgtgacagccaatcccactattcgttggtaaaagagtagcctaagagttgtcggtgggtggtgatgatcagctgccttccctctagtcttacactgctaaattagggacggttagcacagataaccctcgagtagctttttgcaaaattaaaaaacaaacaaacaaaacggaagactttcgaaacgtcgtcctctacacttgtttctccacaacaggcagttgccgtccattctacgaaGATTcgtcatattttattgttttcctccCATCCATATTTTTGTCTAAGTAATCTAATGCAAGTACAAAACATCAGAGACATACACAGGTGATGACAAAATATACACAACAAATTTTGTTTCGTAAAATACTAAGAGAAGAATAatcttatattttgtattgtcataatgtaattatttgtgaaaaatatgtgGATTAAATACTTATTTAGAACAAACGTTTTGAAGCAAAATGAATAAGTTTTATAATGACCATTTTTAtaatagagataagttaaaacaaaacacgttGAAGTTATGTGATAACTATTCACACAACTAAACTAGTTATAGTTTTAGATTACAGCTAGCCAATTATAAGTTGGTAAACAGCGATATGTGAATGTATGGAATTCGTCTATTGAGTAAACTTGTATTATGTCCCAACCAAGGAAACAAAATCACTtcattatatgtatattgtttaatgtaatcGTTCAAGTCcctaaaacaaagtttttcgTGATTTTTCGTATGTACGGAAAATAAAATTGGACGCACCTGAATCCTGAGACAAGACTATAAAAAGATTCATGTTTGTAAGACGAAACGATTGTAATAATTTGGGTC
Proteins encoded in this window:
- the LOC143254373 gene encoding uncharacterized protein LOC143254373; amino-acid sequence: MKMRQVNFILLLVITVYTLGSYDENGSNKITRNIPNGYSGYGDIGGNRRALDKRWNKSAFEKKPGFRNGDGNGKYKKNMFGRGTSLDLGFDSGSNFRGGLGRRTRRARQANSYQRIGRESDIRLDSELRMNESLHLDA